The Humulus lupulus chromosome 4, drHumLupu1.1, whole genome shotgun sequence genome has a window encoding:
- the LOC133829961 gene encoding protein STRICTOSIDINE SYNTHASE-LIKE 12-like, with translation MNTIIIFLFLSFCFMHLVFPQCPFNFRKLDLPSTSVGPSGIAFDSLGRGPYTGISDGRIVKYNTSNFIQVYITSPQRSSAVCDGTNNPAILGPICGRPKGVDFYYKENLLYITDAYKGFLVGGKKRLAKPLATGAEGVPFKYPVGINVDQLTGDVYFTDSSSVFQLSQMTQAVLVNDATGRLLKYNPKTKQISVLLRGIGGAAGVAISSDRSFVLVTEYIAKRIIKFWLRGPMAFKSQVILKLQGRPDNIKKTPTGDSFWVAVNTMSPGGLTIPMAIKINGNGDVLHTLPLDCYYFNTTIGEFNQRGSHFYVGSLEADFVGLLN, from the exons atgAACACCATTattatctttctctttctctcattctGTTTCATGCATTTAGTTTTTCCCCAATGTCCATTTAACTTTCGAAAGCTTGATTTACCATCAACTTCAGTAGGTCCTAGTGGCATCGCCTTTGACTCACTTGGTAGAGGACCATATACAGGCATCTCTGATGGTAGAATTGTCAAATACAACACATCTAATTTTATACAAGTCTACATAACTTCACCACAAAG aTCAAGTGCAGTGTGTGATGGGACGAATAATCCAGCTATTTTGGGACCTATTTGTGGGAGACCAAAAGGTGTAGACTTCTATTACAAAGAAAACCTTTTGTATATTACAGATGCTTATAAAGGGTTCCTTGTGGGAGGTAAGAAAAGACTTGCAAAACCATTGGCCACTGGAGCCGAAGGGGTGCCTTTTAAATATCCTGTTGGCATAAATGTTGACCAACTCACTGGAGATGTTTATTTCACAGATTCCAGTTCTGTATTCCAATTAAG CCAAATGACACAAGCAGTTCTAGTGAATGATGCAACAGGAAGATTATTAAAATACAAccccaaaacaaaacaaatatcAGTGCTTCTAAGGGGGATTGGAGGAGCAGCTGGCGTGGCAATAAGTTCTGATCGCTCGTTTGTTCTTGTAACTGAGTACATAGCCAAGAGGATCATAAAATTTTGGCTAAGAGGTCCCATGGCTTTTAAATCACAAGTTATTCTCAAGCTCCAAGGCAGGCCTGACAATATTAAGAAGACCCCTACAGGAGACTCTTTTTGGGTGGCAGTGAACACAATGAGTCCTGGTGGTCTAACTATCCCTATGGCTATAAAGATTAATGGAAACGGTGACGTTTTGCATACCCTACCTCTTGACTGCTATTATTTCAATACTACTATTGGTGAATTTAACCAGCGTGGCTCACACTTTTATGTTGGATCCCTTGAAGCTGATTTTGTTGGTTTATTGAACTAA
- the LOC133828825 gene encoding protein STRICTOSIDINE SYNTHASE-LIKE 12-like, with protein MNTIILFFLFLSSSSIHTVLSRSLFNFQKLDLPSTSVGPDSITFDSFGRGPYTGISDGRIVKYNTSYFVEVYITSPHRTSSKCDGTDNPAILGPICGRPKGLDFYYKEKKLYIADAYKGFLVGEKKRLAVPLATGAEGVPFKFLSGLNVDQLTGDVYFADASSVFQLSQITAAVLANDRTGRLLKYSHRTKQVSVLLRRLGGAVGVALSSDGSFVLVSEYIAKRIIKFWLRGPMAFKSQVILNLQGNPTNIKRTQVGDSFWVAVNKMSLGLTVPIAININENGVVLRTIPLDRYYFNTTISEFSQRGSNFYVGSLQADFVGVLKK; from the exons ATGAATACCATTATCTtattctttctctttctctcatctTCTTCCATACATACAGTTCTTTCCCGATCTCTATTTAACTTTCAAAAGCTTGATTTACCATCAACTTCAGTAGGTCCTGATTCCATCACCTTTGACTCCTTCGGTAGAGGACCGTATACAGGCATCTCTGATGGTAGAATTGTCAAATATAATACATCTTATTTCGTAGAAGTGTACATCACTTCACCACACAG GACAAGTTCAAAATGTGATGGGACAGATAATCCAGCTATTTTGGGACCCATTTGTGGGAGACCAAAAGGTCTAGACTTCTATTACAAAGAAAAGAAGTTGTATATTGCAGATGCTTATAAAGGGTTTCTTGTGGGAGAAAAGAAAAGACTTGCAGTGCCATTAGCCACTGGGGCAGAAGGGGTGCCTTTTAAGTTTCTCTCTGGCTTAAACGTTGACCAACTCACTGGAGATGTTTATTTCGCAGATGCTAGTTCTGTATTCCAACTGAG CCAAATAACAGCAGCAGTTCTAGCAAATGACAGAACAGGAAGATTACTAAAATACAGCCACAGAACAAAACAAGTATCAGTGCTTTTAAGGAGGCTTGGCGGAGCAGTGGGAGTGGCATTAAGTTCTGATGGCTCGTTTGTTCTTGTGAGTGAGTACATAGCCAAGAGGATCATAAAATTTTGGCTAAGGGGTCCCATGGCTTTTAAGTCACAAGTTATTCTCAACCTCCAAGGTAACCCTACAAACATCAAGAGGACCCAAGTAGGAGACTCCTTTTGGGTGGCAGTTAACAAAATGAGTCTTGGTCTGACTGTTCCTATAGCCATAAACATTAATGAAAACGGTGTCGTTTTGCGTACTATACCTCTTGACCGCTATTATTTCAATACTACCATCAGTGAATTTAGCCAGCGTGGTTCAAACTTTTATGTCGGATCCCTTCAAGCTGATTTTGTTGGTGTGTTGAAGAAATGA